Sequence from the Pseudomonas sp. LS.1a genome:
GCAGAAAGCGCATGGCGTAGTCGTCCGGCGTGCCGATGCGTACTACGCCGACCATGTGCGGCATGCGCAGGGTGTTGAACACTTCCCCGTGCAGCTTGAGGATGCGCCGGGCATAGCCCAGCAGCACCTGGCCTTCGGCAGTCAGCCGCACCTGGCGGCCGTCGCGCTCGAACAGCTGGCGCTGCAGGATGTCTTCTTCCAGGCGTTTCATCTGCATGCTCACCGCCGACTGGGTGCGGTTGACCACCTCGCCGGCGCGGGTGAAGCCGCCTTGTTCGGCGATGGCAACGAAGGTGCGCAGCACGTCCGCGTCGAGGCTCTGGTACTGGGACATTGCATCAATCTCCGAGATGCATGGCATCAGAAACATTCGTTGGATTGATCTTATGCCTGGCAGGAGACTGGAGCCATCAACACGGAGGGCTTCACGATGAAAGGTCATGTCAGCAGCATCCAGCAACCTGCCTTTTCCCTGAACCACCTGTGGCATGCAGTCCTGCAGCGTCCTGTTCGCTGGCTGCAGCTGTACCGCCAGCGTCAGGAACTGGCCAGCCTCAGTGACGCAACCTTGCACGACCTGGGGTTGAGCCGGGCGGATATCCAGCAAGAGGCCGAGCGGCATTTCTGGGATGACCCGCTGCGCAAATAGGCTAAGTTTGTCGGTGGAATCACTGGCCTCTTCGCGGGTGAACCCGCTCCCACAGGAACGCCACATTGCCCGGACCAGTGGTATCCCTGTGGGAGCGGGTTCACCCGCGAAAGGGCCAGTGCAGACACTACAAGGAGTTCAGGCTTGCCCCTCAAGCTATCCATCAACCAGGCCCGCCGCCTGGCCCTTTCTGCCCAAGGTTTCGGCAAGCAGCCGGAAATGGCCCCGACCCTGCCAGCACTCAAGCGCATGCTGCAACGCCTGGGCGTGTTGCAGATCGATTCGGTCAACGCCCTGGTCCGCTCCCACTACCTGCCGCTGTTCTCCCGCCTGGGCAACTACTCGCCTGCCACCCTCGACCAGCTCGCCTGGGGGCGTGGCCGCCAGCGCCTGATGTTCGAATACTGGGGCCACGAAGCCTCGTTGCTGCCGCTGAGCCTGTACCCACTGCTGCGCTGGCGCATGGCCCATGCCGCCGATGGCCGTGGCATCTATCGCCAGCTCGCGCAGTTTGGCCGCGAACGCCAGGACGTGATTGCCCGGGTACTGGCCGCCGTCCGCGAACAGGGCGCCCTTGGCGCGGGCAGCCTGTCCACTCGTGAAGAACGGGCCGGCCCCTGGTGGGACTGGAGCGAGGAAAAGCACGCGCTGGAGTGGCTGTTTGCCGCAGGTGAGGTGACGGTCGCTGGCCGGCGTGGCTTCGAGCGACTCTACGATGTACCGGAAAGGGTCCTGCCGAGGACCATCCTCGATCAGCCATTGCCCAGCGAGGCGGAGGCGCATCAGGGCTTGATGCTGCACGCCGCCACCGCCCTGGGCGTAGCCACCGAGCGCGACCTGCGCGACTACTTCCGCCTGGACCCGGGGCAGGGCAGGTCGGCACTGGCGAAACTGGTGGCTGATGGCCGCCTGCAAGCGGTCGAGGTGCAAGGCTGGAAGCAGCTCGCCTACTGCGCCGGCGCACCGCGTATCCCTCGGCGCATCGAGGCCAGCGCGCTGTTGTCGCCGTTCGATTCACTGGTCTGGGAACGCAACCGTACCGAGCGCTTGTTCGACTTCCGCTACCGCCTGGAAATCTACACCCCGGCGCACAAACGGGTGTACGGCTACTACGTGCTGCCGTTCCTGTACCGCGAACGCATCGGCGCGCGTGTGGACCTGCGCGCCGAGCGCGCACCGGGGCAACTGGCAGTACATGCCGTGCATGTGGAGGCCGCAGGCCTGGACGAGGAGGGTTACCAGGCCCTGGCCGGCAACCTGCTGCGCCTGGCCAGTTGGCTGGGCCTGGAGAAGGTGCAACTGAACTGCCCGCGCCCGGAGGGCAGCCAGTTGCGCCAGGCGTTGCTCAGCGCCGCACCTGCTTGAGGGTTTCGGCAATCAGGAACGCCAGCTCCAGCGACTGGTCGGCGTTCATGCGCGGGTCGCAGTGGGTGTGATAGCGGTCGGACAGCGCATCCTCGGTGATCGGCCGGGCGCCGCCGATGCATTCGGTGACGTTCTGTCCGGTCATCTCGATGTGGATGCCGCCGGCATGGCTGCCTTCGGCCTGGTGCACCTGGAAGAACTGCTTCACCTCATCCAGGATCTGTGCAAAGTCGCGGGTCTTGTAGCCGCTGCTGGCTTTGATGGTGTTGCCATGCATCGGGTCGGAGCTCCACAGCACTTTGCGCCCTTCGCGCTCGACAGTGCGGATCAGCCCCGGCAGGTGGTCGCCGACTTTGCCGGCGCCCATGCGCACGATCAGGTTCAGGCGCCCGGGGTCGTTGGTCGGGTTCAGCGTGTCGATCAGGCGGATCAGCTCCTCGGGGTTCATGCTCGGGCCAACCTTGACCCCGATCGGGTTGTGCACGCCGCGCAGGAACTCCACATGGGCACCGTCCAGCTGGCGGGTGCGGTCGCCGATCCACAGCATGTGCGCCGAGCAGTCGTAGTAGTCGCCGGTCAGGCTGTCCTGGCGCACGAAGGCTTCTTCATAATTCAGCAGCAGCGCTTCGTGGGCAGTGAAGAAGCTGGTTTCGCGCAGCTGCGGCGCGCTGTCCAGGCCGCAGGCGCGCATGAATGCCAGGGTTTCGTCGATGCGGTTGGCCAGCTGGTGGTACTTGTCGGCCAGCGCCGAGTTGGCGATGAAGTCCAGGTTCCACTTGTGTACCTGGTGCAGGTCGGCAAACCCGCCCTGGGCGAAGGCGCGCAGCAGGTTGAGGCTGGCAGTGGCCTGGTGGTACGCCTGCAGCAGGCGTTCCGGGTCGGGGATGCGGCTTTTCGCGTCGAAGCCGATACCGTTGACGATGTCGCCACGGTAGGCAGGCAGGGTGATGTCGCCGATGGTTTCATCGCCCGATGAGCGCGGCTTGGCGAACTGCCCGGCCATGCGTCCGACCTTGACCACCGGGCAGCCGGCGGCGAAGGTCATGACGATGGCCATCTGCAGTAGCACCTTGAAGGTGTCGCGGATTTTCGCCGCCGAGAACTCGGCGAAGCTCTCGGCGCAGTCGCCACCCTGCAGCAGGAAGGCGCGGCCTTCGGTAACCTCGGCGAACTGCCGGCGCAGCTCGCGTGCCTCGCCCGCGAATACCAGTGGCGGGTAGCTGGCCAGGGTCTGTTCGACCTTCAGCAGGTGCGCGGCATCGGGGTAGGTCGGTTGCTGCTGGATCGGCAGGGCGCGCCAGCTGTCGGGGCTCCACGGTTGGTTCATCTCGGGCTCGGTCTTGTCGGTTGTAGGCTATGGGCCATGGTAACAGTTGGCGCTGCGCTTGTTGCATCGAGGGTGTTGACGGACAATGCGCGTTTTTGCGCGGGTGGGTGGTGAGCATGGCGGCGGAACGGGAAGAGCGGCTACTGGCACGGGTGGAAGATGCCTTTGGCGTCATCAGCGTGTATGAAGTCGACGACTACCGCTTTCTGGAATTCGGCGATGCGATCGAGCAGAGCTGCGTGTTCACGGCCGACCCCAGCTGGCTGGAGTACGACTATACCCGCGCCATGCTGGTGGGGGCGCTGTGCCACGAACAGCCGGAGAGCGCGCTGTTTCTCGGCCTGGGGGCCGGCACACTGACCCAGGCCTGCATGAAGTTCCTGCCGCTGGACGACATCGAGGCCATAGAGCTGCGCCCGGACGTACCGCGCCTGGCCATGGAATACCTGGGCCTGGACGACGACCCGCGGCTGTATGTACGCATCGGCGACGCCCTGGAGATGTTGCCCTCGGCGGAGAAGGCCGACCTGCTGTTCGTCGACCTGTACACCGACCATGGACCGGGGGTGGGCCACCTGGCCTGGAACTTCCTGGAGAACTGCCAGCAGAAGTTGAACCCGGGTGGTTGGCTGGTGATCAACCAGTGGGCCACCGACGACGGCAAGCCCCTGGGCGCGGCGTTGTTGCGCGGGTTGTATCACCGGCATTACTGGGAGCTGCCGGTGAAGGAGGGCAATGTGATCCTGCTGGTGCCAGCGGACCTGGAGCAGACGCTGGACCTGGATGGGGTGCGGGCCCGGGCCGAGGCGCTGGCACCGCGCCTGGAGTATAGCCTTGAGGGGCTGATCCGCGAGATTCGGCCGGCTACCTGAGTTGGCTTCTTCGCGGGCACGCCCGCTCCCACAGGGATATCACAGTGCCCAAGGGCGGTGAGTATCCTGCTGGAGCGGGCATGCCCGCGAAACAGGCGACGCGGTATCGCAGGCAGGAATCGTTTCAGCTGCGCATGGCTGATGGCCCGATACTGGCCCTGCACCCTGAAAATATTCCTCACGTCTGCGCACTATTTCAGGTATAGTACGCGCCGGTCTTTTAGCGGACCGCAAAATCAGGTGGTGCAAACCCTCCGAGTCCAGCTTCGGCTGCACGTCCGCTAGGCGGACCTTCCCACGTTTTCTTTTTCAATCGTTTTCGCAAATCCCCGCCGCCAAAGCTGCCTGGGTGACCTGTCGGTCTTTCATGGCTTGTGCAGCTTTGGAGCATGGGTCTTTGCGGATGCACCTAGAGGCAGACCCATGACCCAGGAAACCGGCGGCTTCGCCGCTCTCGATCTCAATCCGAACATTGTTGCTGCCGTTCTGGCGACCGGCTACGAAGAGCCGTCCGCCATTCAGCAACAATCGATCCCGATCATCCTCGCCGGTCACGACATGATCGGCCAGGCGCAGACTGGCACCGGCAAGACCGCTGCCTTCGCCCTGCCGATCCTCAACAAGATCGATGTGAGCAAGCGCGAACCGCAAGCCCTGATCCTGGCGCCAACCCGTGAGTTGGCGCTGCAAGTTGCTACCGCTTTCGAAACCTACGCCAAGCAGATGCCGGGCGTGAACGTGGTCGCCGTCTACGGTGGTGCCCCGATGGGCCCACAGTTGCGTGCGATCCGCAACGGCGCGCAAATCGTCGTGGCCACCCCGGGCCGCCTGTGCGACCACCTGCGTCGTGACGAAAAAGTCCTGTCGACCGTGCAGTACCTGGTCCTGGACGAAGCCGACGAGATGCTCAAGCTGGGCTTCATGGACGACCTCGAAGTGATCTTCGACGCAATCCCGGCCAGCCGCCAGACCGTGCTGTTCTCCGCCACCCTGCCGTCGTCGATCCGCTCGATCGCCGAACGCCACCTGCGCGAGCCCAAGCACGTCAAGATCCAGAGCAAGACCCAGACCGTCACTGCGATCGAGCAGGCCCACCTGATGGTCCACGCCGACCAGAAGATCCCGGCTGTGCTGCGTCTGCTGGAAGTGGAAGAGTTCGACGCGCTGATCGCCTTCGTGCGTACCAAGCAAGCTACCCTGGACCTGGCCGCCGCGCTGGAAGCCAAGGGCTACAAGGCTGCCGCGCTGAACGGTGACATCGCCCAGAACCAGCGTGAGCGCGTGATCGACTCGCTCAAGGATGGCCGCCTGGACATCGTTGTCGCTACCGACGTCGCTGCCCGTGGCCTGGACGTACCGCGCATCACTCACGTGTTCAACGTCGACATGCCGTACGACCCGGAGTCCTACGTACACCGTATCGGCCGTACCGGCCGTGCCGGTCGCGATGGCCGTGCACTGCTGCTGGTCACCCCGCGTGAGCGCCGCATGTTGCAGGTGATCGAGCGCGTAACCGGGCAAAAAGTTGCCGAAGCCCGTCTGCCGAATGCCCAGGCCGTGCTGGATGCCCGCATCAAGAAGCTGACCTCGAGCCTGGCACCGCTGGTCGCCGAAGCAGAAGCCAGCCACGGCGAGCTGTTCGACCGCCTGACCAACGACCTGGGTTGCAGCGCGCGTGCCCTGGCTGCCGCCCTGCTGCGCAAGGCCACCAATGGCCAGGCGCTGGACCTGGCCGCGGTAGAGCGTGAGCAGCCGCTGGTGCCGAGCTTCGCCCCGCGTGGCGAGCGTACCGAGCGTGGTGAGCGTGGCGAACGCCCAGAGCGTGGTGACCGCGAGCGTCGTGCCCCGCTGCCGCTGGCCGAAGGCCGCGTGCGTTGCCGTACTGCCCTGGGTGCCCGTGACGGCATCGCTGCCAAGAACCTGCTGGGCGCGATCCTCAACGAGGGTGGCCTGGCCCGTGACGCCATCGGCCGCATCCAGGTGCGCGACAGCTTCAGCCTGGTCGAGTTGCCGGAAGACGGCCTGGAGAAGCTGCTGTCCAAGCTCAAGGACACCCGCGTGGCTGGCAAGCAGCTGAAGCTGCGTCGCTACCGCGAGGATTGATCCTGGCGCAATGAAAAAATCCCCGGCCTCGGCTGGGGATTTTTTTTGCCTGTACCGGCCTCTTCGCGGGCAAGCCCGCGAAGAGGTCCGTCAGCCGAACCGGTAAATGTCCATTCCCAACGCCCCCAAGGTGAACCCTTGGTGCACCACCCCAAACCTGCCCCCAGCCCCAAGGGCAAAGAACAGCGGCAGGAAATGCTCATCACTGGGATGGTTGCGCACCGCAAACGGCGCCTGCTGCCGATAACCCAGCAACGCTTGCTGGTCATCCGCCCGAAGCTTTTCCACCACCCAATCCCTGAACGCCAGCGCCCAAGGCTCGATCACATCCGGCCCGGCATGCCAGTCCAGTTCACCCAGGTTATGGGTAATGCTACCCGAGCCAATCAGCAGCACGCCCTGGTTGCGCAAACCCGCCAGCGCCTGTCCCACCTTGACCTGTAGCGCCGGCCCCATGTGGCTGGGCAGTGAAACCTGCACCACCGGAATACTCGCATCCGGGTACATCAGCGACAGCGGTACCCAGGCGCCGTGGTCGAACGGCCGCTGCGGGTCCAGCCGGGCTGGTAGCCCGGCTGCCTGCAACAGTTCACTGACCTGGACGGCAAGGGCGGGTTCGCCCGGCGCCGGGTACTGCACCGCGTACAGAGCAGGAGGGAAGCCATGGAAGTCATGCCAGGTCTCTGGCTGGGCGTTGCCGGTGACCAGTAACTCGCGGCTTTCCCAGTGCGCCGACACCACCACGATCGCTTTTGGCCGGGGCAGGGTGCTGGCCAGCCCGGCCAGCGCCGGTCCGCTGGCGCCGGGTTGCAGGGCAAGCATGGGAGAACCATGGGAAATGAACAGGCTGGGCAGCATGGCGGGGTCCTGACGGTTAAGATGCAGTCATCTTCGATCAACTACAGATCGAAATCCAAACCAGTTTTTACCGACAAACCATCTAAAAATCGGGAGTGATCATGGAGCCAGCGTTCTGGCAGCAGCGGTGGGCCGACAACCAGATCGGCTTTCACCAGGCGCAGGTGAACCCCTATCTGCAGAAGTATTGGCCAACGCTTGGCCTGGCGCCGGGCAGCCGCGTGCTGGTGCCACTGTGTGGCAAGAGCCTGGACCTGGCCTGGTTGGCTGGGCAGGGGTACCGCGTATTGGGTGTAGAGCTGTCGCGGCGGGCGGTGGAGGACTTCTTCCGCGAGCATGGGCTTGAAGCTGAAGTGCAACAGCGCGGGGCTTTCGAGGTTTGGCGCAGTGGTGACGTGGAGCTTTGGTGTGGCGATTTCTTTGCGTTGCAGGCAGGGGATATTGGTGACTGCGCGGGGCTTTATGACCGGGCGGCGGTGATTGCCTTGCCGACGCAGATGCGTGCGGCGTACATGCAGCTGTTGTCGGGTTTGCTGCCGACGGGTTGCCAGGGGCTGGTGGTGACCCTGGATTATGACCAGGCTTTGCTGGGCGGGCCGCCGTTTTCGGTAGGGGATGAAGAGCTGCGGCAGGGGTTTGCCGGGTGGCAGGTGGATGAGCTGGAGGTTGTGGAAGTGATTGAGGAAAGCCCGAAGTTTTCGCAGGCCGGGGTATCGAGCTTGTTGGAGCGGGTTTACCGGGTCAGCCGCTGACAGGTGTGTAGCCTGTGCCGGCCCTTTCGCGGGTGAACCCGCTCCCACAGGTACTGCACAATCCTCAAGGTGTGTAGTGAACCTGTGGGAGCGGGTTTACCCGCGAAGAGGCCGGCACAGGTGTACAAAAAAGGGCGACCGAAGTCGCCCTTTGTTTTTACCGGTCGGATCAACCGCGACGGCGCAGGGCCTCGATACGGTCTTCCAGCGGCGGGTGGCTCATCAGCAGCCCGGCCAGGCCGTGCTTCAGGCCGCCATTGATGCCGAATGCCTTCATGGTGTCGGGCATGTGCACCGGCAGGCCCTGCTCCACGCGCAGACGCTGCAGGGCGCCGATCATCGCTGCGGTACCGGCCAGCTGTGCACCGGCTTCGTCGGCGCGGTATTCGCGGCGGCGCGAGAACCACATCACGATCATGCTGGCCAGAATGCCAAGGATCAACTCGGCAACGATGGTCGCCACGTAGTAGGCAATGCCCTGGCCTTCTTCGTTCTTGAAGATCACCTTGTCGACGAAGTTGCCGATGATGCGCGCGAAGAACATCACGAAGGTGTTCACCACGCCCTGCACCAGCGCCAGGGTGACCATGTCGCCGTTGGCTACGTGGCCGATCTCGTGGGCCAGCACTGCGCGCACTTCATCGGGCGAGAAGCGCTCCAGCAGGCCCTGGGAAACGGCCACCAGCGCGTCATTGCGGTTCCAGCCGGTGGCGAAGGCGTTGGCCTCGTACGCCGGGAAGATACCCACCTCGGGCATCTTGATGCCCGCTTCACGGGACAGTTCTTCGACCGTTTGCAACAGCCACTGCTCGTGGCGGGTGCGCGGCTGGCTGATGATCTGGGTGCCGGTGGTCATCTTCGCCATCCACTTGGAGATGAACAGCGAGACGAGGGAGCCGGCAAAGCCGAACACGGCGCAGAACACCAGCAGGCTGCTGAGGTTCAGGTCGACCCCGTTGGCGGCCATGAACCCGTTGAAACCGAACAGGCTCAGGGTAATGCTTGCAACCAGCACCACCGCGAGGTTGGTGGCTACAAACAACAGAATGCGCATCATGGTTGTTACGTTCTCCTGACGGATGAGTTGTCGCTTACTGCGGGGTATATAAGGGGCCGGCCGTGCCGATTCAATCGGGCGACTATTTCAAACTGTGTACGGCGGAGTATGGCAGAGGATGGCGCGGGGGCTGTGGGATAGAGCGTTGCAGGATGTAAGAAACATCCTGTGAGATTGCAGGGGGCTGCTTTGCAGCCCATTCGCGGTAAACCCGCTCCCACAGGGTTTGCGCAAAGCTCAAGGGCTGCGCTGTACCTGTGGGAGCGGCTTTAGCCGCGAAGAGGCCATCACTTACTGCGAATAGGTCCGCAGGAAATTGCCGATCCGGCCAATCGCCGCCTCCAGGTCATCCACCCGCGGCAAGGTCACCACGCGGAAGTGGTCCGGCCACGGCCAGTTGAACGCCGTGCCCTGAACGATCAGCAGCTTCTCCGACAGCAGCAGGTCGAGCACGAACTTCTCGTCGTTGTGAATCGGGCAAACCTTCGGGTCGATCTTCGGGAACGCATACAGCGCACCCATTGGTTTCACGCAGCTTACGCCCGGGATGTCGTTCAGCAGCTCGTAGGTGCGGTTGCGCTGCTCCAGCAGGCGGCCCGGTGGCAGCACCAGGTCGTTGATGCTCTGGTAGCCGCCCAGCGCGGTCTGGATGGCATGCTGGGCCGGCACGTTGGCGCACAGGCGCATGTTGGCCAGCATGTCGATGCCTTCGATGTAGCTTTGCGCGTGGTGCTTGGGCCCGGAGATGATCAGCCAGCCGGAACGGAAGCCCGCCACCCGGTACGACTTGGACAGGCCGTTGAAGGTCAGGCACAGCAGGTCGGGGGCCAGCGAGGCGGTGCTGATGTGTACGGCTTCGTCGTACAGGATCTTGTCGTAGATCTCGTCGGAGAACACCACCAGGTTGTGCTGGCGGGCCAGTTCCAGCATGCCCAGCAGCAGCTCTTTGGAGTACACCGCGCCGGTCGGGTTGTTCGGGTTGATGATCACCAGGGCCTTGGTGTTCGGGGTGATCTTGGCCTTGATGTCCTCAAGGTCGGGGAACCAGTCGGCCTGCTCGTCGCACAGGTAATGCACCGGCTTGCCGCCAGCCAGGCTCACGGCGGCGGTCCACAGCGGGTAGTCGGGGGCCGGGATCAGCACTTCGTCGCCGTTGTTGAGCAGCGCCTGCATCGACATGACGATCAGCTCGGACACGCCGTTACCCAGGTAGATGTCCTCGATGCCGACACCTTCGATCTGCTTCTGCTGGCAGTACTGCATCACCGCCTTGCGCGCGCTGAACAGGCCCTTGGAGTCGCTGTAGCCCTGGGCGGTGGGCAGGTTGCGGATCACATCCTGGAGGATTTCGTCAGGCGCCTCGAAGCCAAACGGCGCCGGGTTGCCGATGTTCAGCTTGAGGATACGGTGACCTTCCTCTTCCAGGCGTTTGGCGTGCTTGAGCACTGGGCCGCGAATGTCGTAGCAGACATTGGCGAGCTTGTTCGATTTGCTGAACTGCATGATGGGATCCCGATATGAGAAAACGCGCAACCCACGCCGAAAGGTTTGAAAGGGCAGGAAGCGGGTGCCAGACTGAACGCCTGGCACACGAAGCCACCTAATATACGTGCCACCCGCGCCCCGGAAAAGACGGTGCGCAGTGAAATTCAGCCTGCCGAGGTCCCTACATGCAAAAGATCGAGAAAACCCTGGAACAATGGCGGTCGATGCTCGACCCCGAGCAGTACCAGGTATGCCGCCTCAAGGGCACCGAGCGGCCATTCAGCGGCAAGTACAACAGCGAGCGCCGCGACGGCATCTACCACTGCATCTGCTGCGGCCTGCCACTGTTCGATGCGCAGACCAAGTTCGACTCCGGCTGTGGCTGGCCGAGCTTCTACGCCCCCATCGAGGAAAGCGCGATGATCGAAATCCGCGACACCTCCCACGGCATGATCCGCACCGAAGTCACCTGTGCCCGCTGCGATGCGCACCTGGGCCACGTGTTCCCCGACGGCCCGCCACCGACCGGCCTGCGCTACTGCATCAACTCGGTGTGCATCGACCTGCGCCCGCGCGACTGACCGGAGCCCGACCATGGCTGGATCGATACTGGACATCCCCTGCGTGACCCTGGGCGGCGAGCACAAGAAGCTCGGCGACTTCCCCGGCAAGGCGCTGCTGGTGGTCAATACCGCCAGCCAGTGCGGCTTTACCCCGCAGTACAAGGGCCTGGAGCAACTGTGGCAGGCCTACCGCGCGCGCGGCCTGGTGGTGCTGGGCTTCCCCTGCAACCAGTTCGGCAAGCAGGAGCCTGGCGATGCACGGGAAATCGCCCAGTTCTGCGAGCGCAATTTTGGCGTGAGCTTCCCGCTGTTCCGCAAGATCGAGGTCAATGGCCCTGGCAGCCACCCGCTGTTCGTCGAACTCAAGCAGCGCGCCCCCGGCATTCTGGGCAGCCAGAAGATCAAGTGGAACTTCACCAAGTTTCTGGTCGACCCGGCCTCTGGCCAGGTAACGCGCTACGCCCCCACCACCAAGCCGCAGGCCCTGGAGGCGGACATCGAGCGCCTGCTCAGCCGTTGACGGGCACCCAGTGGTCCACCAGCGCCAGCAGCTCTTCGCGGCGGAACGGCTTGGCCAGGTAGTCGTTCATGCCCGCTGCCCGGCAGCGCTCGCGCTCCTCGGGCATGGCGTTGGCGGTGAGGGCGACGATCGGCAGGTCGGGCCAGCGGCCGCTCTGGCGGATGCGCCGGCTGGCCTCGTAGCCGTCCATCACCGGCATGTTGCAGTCCATCAGCACCAGGTCGAATTCGTCCTGTTCCAGTAGCTCCAGGGCTTCGGCGCCCTGGGTGGCCAGTT
This genomic interval carries:
- a CDS encoding winged helix-turn-helix domain-containing protein, with translation MPLKLSINQARRLALSAQGFGKQPEMAPTLPALKRMLQRLGVLQIDSVNALVRSHYLPLFSRLGNYSPATLDQLAWGRGRQRLMFEYWGHEASLLPLSLYPLLRWRMAHAADGRGIYRQLAQFGRERQDVIARVLAAVREQGALGAGSLSTREERAGPWWDWSEEKHALEWLFAAGEVTVAGRRGFERLYDVPERVLPRTILDQPLPSEAEAHQGLMLHAATALGVATERDLRDYFRLDPGQGRSALAKLVADGRLQAVEVQGWKQLAYCAGAPRIPRRIEASALLSPFDSLVWERNRTERLFDFRYRLEIYTPAHKRVYGYYVLPFLYRERIGARVDLRAERAPGQLAVHAVHVEAAGLDEEGYQALAGNLLRLASWLGLEKVQLNCPRPEGSQLRQALLSAAPA
- the msrB gene encoding peptide-methionine (R)-S-oxide reductase MsrB, coding for MQKIEKTLEQWRSMLDPEQYQVCRLKGTERPFSGKYNSERRDGIYHCICCGLPLFDAQTKFDSGCGWPSFYAPIEESAMIEIRDTSHGMIRTEVTCARCDAHLGHVFPDGPPPTGLRYCINSVCIDLRPRD
- a CDS encoding class II 3-deoxy-7-phosphoheptulonate synthase, translating into MNQPWSPDSWRALPIQQQPTYPDAAHLLKVEQTLASYPPLVFAGEARELRRQFAEVTEGRAFLLQGGDCAESFAEFSAAKIRDTFKVLLQMAIVMTFAAGCPVVKVGRMAGQFAKPRSSGDETIGDITLPAYRGDIVNGIGFDAKSRIPDPERLLQAYHQATASLNLLRAFAQGGFADLHQVHKWNLDFIANSALADKYHQLANRIDETLAFMRACGLDSAPQLRETSFFTAHEALLLNYEEAFVRQDSLTGDYYDCSAHMLWIGDRTRQLDGAHVEFLRGVHNPIGVKVGPSMNPEELIRLIDTLNPTNDPGRLNLIVRMGAGKVGDHLPGLIRTVEREGRKVLWSSDPMHGNTIKASSGYKTRDFAQILDEVKQFFQVHQAEGSHAGGIHIEMTGQNVTECIGGARPITEDALSDRYHTHCDPRMNADQSLELAFLIAETLKQVRR
- the htpX gene encoding protease HtpX translates to MMRILLFVATNLAVVLVASITLSLFGFNGFMAANGVDLNLSSLLVFCAVFGFAGSLVSLFISKWMAKMTTGTQIISQPRTRHEQWLLQTVEELSREAGIKMPEVGIFPAYEANAFATGWNRNDALVAVSQGLLERFSPDEVRAVLAHEIGHVANGDMVTLALVQGVVNTFVMFFARIIGNFVDKVIFKNEEGQGIAYYVATIVAELILGILASMIVMWFSRRREYRADEAGAQLAGTAAMIGALQRLRVEQGLPVHMPDTMKAFGINGGLKHGLAGLLMSHPPLEDRIEALRRRG
- a CDS encoding DUF1127 domain-containing protein, with the translated sequence MKGHVSSIQQPAFSLNHLWHAVLQRPVRWLQLYRQRQELASLSDATLHDLGLSRADIQQEAERHFWDDPLRK
- a CDS encoding spermidine synthase, which produces MAAEREERLLARVEDAFGVISVYEVDDYRFLEFGDAIEQSCVFTADPSWLEYDYTRAMLVGALCHEQPESALFLGLGAGTLTQACMKFLPLDDIEAIELRPDVPRLAMEYLGLDDDPRLYVRIGDALEMLPSAEKADLLFVDLYTDHGPGVGHLAWNFLENCQQKLNPGGWLVINQWATDDGKPLGAALLRGLYHRHYWELPVKEGNVILLVPADLEQTLDLDGVRARAEALAPRLEYSLEGLIREIRPAT
- a CDS encoding DODA-type extradiol aromatic ring-opening family dioxygenase translates to MLPSLFISHGSPMLALQPGASGPALAGLASTLPRPKAIVVVSAHWESRELLVTGNAQPETWHDFHGFPPALYAVQYPAPGEPALAVQVSELLQAAGLPARLDPQRPFDHGAWVPLSLMYPDASIPVVQVSLPSHMGPALQVKVGQALAGLRNQGVLLIGSGSITHNLGELDWHAGPDVIEPWALAFRDWVVEKLRADDQQALLGYRQQAPFAVRNHPSDEHFLPLFFALGAGGRFGVVHQGFTLGALGMDIYRFG
- a CDS encoding thiopurine S-methyltransferase, encoding MEPAFWQQRWADNQIGFHQAQVNPYLQKYWPTLGLAPGSRVLVPLCGKSLDLAWLAGQGYRVLGVELSRRAVEDFFREHGLEAEVQQRGAFEVWRSGDVELWCGDFFALQAGDIGDCAGLYDRAAVIALPTQMRAAYMQLLSGLLPTGCQGLVVTLDYDQALLGGPPFSVGDEELRQGFAGWQVDELEVVEVIEESPKFSQAGVSSLLERVYRVSR
- a CDS encoding glutathione peroxidase, which codes for MAGSILDIPCVTLGGEHKKLGDFPGKALLVVNTASQCGFTPQYKGLEQLWQAYRARGLVVLGFPCNQFGKQEPGDAREIAQFCERNFGVSFPLFRKIEVNGPGSHPLFVELKQRAPGILGSQKIKWNFTKFLVDPASGQVTRYAPTTKPQALEADIERLLSR
- a CDS encoding pyridoxal phosphate-dependent aminotransferase encodes the protein MQFSKSNKLANVCYDIRGPVLKHAKRLEEEGHRILKLNIGNPAPFGFEAPDEILQDVIRNLPTAQGYSDSKGLFSARKAVMQYCQQKQIEGVGIEDIYLGNGVSELIVMSMQALLNNGDEVLIPAPDYPLWTAAVSLAGGKPVHYLCDEQADWFPDLEDIKAKITPNTKALVIINPNNPTGAVYSKELLLGMLELARQHNLVVFSDEIYDKILYDEAVHISTASLAPDLLCLTFNGLSKSYRVAGFRSGWLIISGPKHHAQSYIEGIDMLANMRLCANVPAQHAIQTALGGYQSINDLVLPPGRLLEQRNRTYELLNDIPGVSCVKPMGALYAFPKIDPKVCPIHNDEKFVLDLLLSEKLLIVQGTAFNWPWPDHFRVVTLPRVDDLEAAIGRIGNFLRTYSQ